The Methylobacterium currus genome contains a region encoding:
- a CDS encoding DUF2256 domain-containing protein, whose protein sequence is MPKMRRKGDLPQKICAQCGRPFAWRKKWERVWDEVRYCSDACRRAAHRGEPARPPGSGASG, encoded by the coding sequence ATGCCGAAGATGCGCCGCAAGGGCGACCTGCCGCAGAAGATATGCGCCCAGTGCGGCCGGCCCTTCGCCTGGCGCAAGAAGTGGGAGCGGGTCTGGGACGAGGTGCGCTACTGCTCGGACGCCTGCCGGCGGGCGGCGCATCGGGGCGAGCCGGCGCGGCCGCCCGGATCCGGCGC